The DNA sequence TCATATGCTTTGGTGCTCCTGGAACTAGTACAGGATCCCAGACCATCTGTAACCTATGAGTCATAGCATAATATGAAttattcaaagaaaaatatcGTTGTAAGTTTGAAAGTAAATGAGGTGCATATATGTGAAACATACATGTAGTGCAAGTGTTCAACACCCTCATTGGATCCAAGACACGCAAGGCCAAGAGATTGCAGCCCCTCTATGGTAAAGATTCCCCCAGATGGAAGATACACCTATATCAAAAGAAGGACAAGGGTTGAATGCAATGATAAGCTTGTCTTTCAGCATTGTGAACAATATCAAGAAAATATCAGTTAGATCCTCACCCAACCTCCGTCAGATTCCGATAAATAGTTTACAACTTCATGGACAATCTCAATATCCTGAGGATACCTCTTGTAGTACTTGTCATTCTGAAGTACAACCTGTTCATAGCATGCTCGAAACACAGAATCTGCAGTGCATCCATTTCCAATAGGAGGGATTCCTCCACTTAGAAGGACCTGTCTTAGTCCTTCTGGTGCAAAACTCAAATATGTTATAGCGCAAAAACCACCATAGCTctatacaaggaaaaaaaaaaaaaaaaagtactcatTAAATTCGAGACTCCAACTGGCTTAACTGCACCACAAAcaatacattatatataatcttCACTGAACAAAGAGGCCTTATCATTCACTAAGCTCAACAACAAGGATTATTTTAGGACAAGAAAAGGTCGGATGGATGATATATTTTGGTTCTTTGAGTAAAAGTTGCTAATTGCGAGTAGTAGTAGAATTAAGCACCAACATAAGAATGATAGCAATACTTGACCCAAAACTGTCCAAGGTCCACCATCAGGAACAAGACGTAATCGAATAAACTCGGCATCTTTCACGATATTGTCAGCTCGAAAGTGTTTCAAGTAGTCAGCCAAGTTCTCTGCAGCCATCAGTTGCGACATGGATGAAGATGTCAAAGGAGTTGATAGACCTGTGCCGCGCTGcaagtaaaaatatttcagctggagaaaagataataaataaccgtAACAGCTTATATGAGAATGTCCAGAAAAAAATGCCTGATCCATCAACACAACTCGAAATTCTTCACATGCTCTATGAATCCACGAAATGGCTTCAGTTGGGCGCTGACACTCAAATCCAGGTCCACCCTCTAGATATAATAGGTATGGCAATGGCTGTTCTTCTTTACCAACTGCAGTACATATTCTGCTTTAGCAAATTGCTAACAAAGAAACGATGATCATCAAAATAAAGTGCCATATTTCTCTGAAGACAAAACTCATACAACAGATGTGCCAAAATGATAGTCAGTCTCTGGAAGCATTTTAGTAAGCTCATATCTAATGCCACTGCTGTCAGACATAGATTATAGATATTCATGATTAATGCAgacaataagtaaaaaaaattagattataGATATTCATGATTAATGCAgacaataagtaaaaaaaatttcagaaataGAAATTCCATTTGCACGGAAAACTGAAATCCGGCATAAACCCAAAATGTAATTTTGATTAACAAGATGGATTAAAGCCCAATACCAGCGACAACTTCGCAAGCGAAGATGGAGATTTTAGGAGAAGCTCTTGAATCCAGAGAATAGTCCAGAGGTACAGTAAAGCGGTGATCGCGAAGCCGGAGGTCCGGCGCAGAGTACCACTTCCCGGCGATGTGCTCCGGAGATAGGTCAATATCAGAGACGGCTCTTAGCTCAGCCATGGCTCAAACTGCAAATGGGCTTCCGTCGAGAGCGTGAATaacgaagaaaaaaaagcaagaaaTGCAAAATGGGTTGTTGCTCGTGGATCGCTGCCAACATTTTGACTTTGAAGCTTCCAAAAAAatgagcaaattttttttttttttttttgaattctgtaagaaaatattaaataatgggttttttttttttttttttaaacagattCATTGAGAAGAACCAAAAGCACAAATCTTTTCCACTTTTTCGCTAACCCCATTGGAAAAGAATGTGGATGAGAATCTGATCTCTAAATTTTTGGGTGATTAGAAAGTTGTATATTCCTTATATGTGATTGGAAATGAAAGCTTTCAAAAAGTTTTTATCAAATcaataaaagttaataaaaggCTAAAAAGAGTGAGAGTGTTTGTTTGATGAGAAAATTGAAACTGTGAGTGACAGGGTGTTTATTGAAAAGTGtgagctttattttattttattttatttttttctttggtgaatACTTGGAATCTCCCGCCTGTTCTGGGAATTCAGCAGTTCAAAAAGTCaacatcaatgtcaaaatcatggAGTATTGTCGCTGTTGAATCAATTTGTACCGACTATTTTTTTGGTGAGTACTAAACTAAAGATAAACTTTTTAACACACGACCCGTGAGCTCAGCTTCTTGGCATTGCATATCATTTCTAATTGCAGGTCTTGAGTTCGAGATTCATTGGTCggtaaatcccaaaaaaaaacccaaaaaaaaaaaaaaaagtacttttaaCACAAACAGCCATAAAcagttcaaataaaaaataaataaacaaaactaaTTGGAGCATATAACTACGGctattaaaaaaacattaaaaatattgtGGGAAAAAAATTCAGAAACTTAAATGAAAAATCATTACGAGTTACACATtagttaaaataaattaataaataaaagtcacACTCTAAAAATTGACTAAACAAGAACTCAGATTTTAGATTTATTAACTGtatcaatttagattttttatttttattttttttatcgagATTTATGTTTGACTCAGTAATttttaagatattaaaataataataacatggaagctattaacatatttataattttatttattttatcaaatacacaataaataatatataattaatttatttatctatttaaaagtttgcaaacatatatacacatgaaAGATcaataatatcttaaaaaaaaaaaaatttgtgtcattttggttaacatttcaATGTGAGTACCATAATGGTTGGAAGAGAAGAAAACTTTCAGTACGTGGAAAGGAAGTTAGAGTatctgaatttcttttcctagcAGGATAGGTACAACTACAAGTgccacatatatacatatatatatatatatatatttttttttttttcttttatttaaaggATTGGTAGGTGGCCAATAATTAAAAAGTGCATTCTCAGTTGAATAAAGTACAAAAATCCACACTTTcatagaaaaagggaaaaaaaaaacgaaaaaaacaaaaatccagtCCAAAGGTCTTTAGTGACaaccaaaagaagaagaagaagaaaagaaattctCTTACCTCTGATTCTCGTGTTTGATATGGCCTTCTCCACCATATCCAGAGCTTTCTTAGCTTCAAGACCCACCTCTCTCTTTCTTCGGTGCATGAGCAATGTCCCAGAAAATACCGTCTATGGCGGACCAAAGGTTCAAAGCCCGAATCAAAGAGTGACACTGACCCATCTTCGACAGAAGCACAAAAAGGGCGAACCCATTACCGTCGTCACGGCCTACGACTACCCATCGGCGGTTCACTTGGACACTGCCGGAATCGATATCTGCCTTGTCGGTGATTCGGCCGCCATGGTTGTCCACGGCTACGACACCACGCTTCCTATCTCGGTTGATGAAATGCTTGTCCATTGTCGAGCCGTGGCTCGTGGAGCTAAACGGCCGCTTTTGATTggggatcttccatttgggtcctATGAATCCAGCTCTACTCAGGTATGTTTGCCAAATCGTTTCGAGTTCAATGGGGTTTTATGGGGAATTTTGTTTTCTGGGTATGtttttgtttggttgctgagaaagcAGAGGAAAAGATCAGCCGTTTCATGGTCTTCTCTGCTTGCTGAAATTTGAATTCTTGGATTGGTTCCCTTATAACCTTTTCTGAAAGTGCGATTTTCCAATGATAAAAATTAGAGCTTGGAGGGTTTCATACCTTTTCTCAGCAGCCAAACAGAGCAATATGGAATTTTACTAGAAAAATAGGGTGTAAAAGTttcttgggtttttttttttcacccttAGATTAGTGATGTGATAGCAGTAATTATGAGCAGGCTGTTGATACGGCAGTGAGGATATTGAAGGAAGGAGGAATGGATGCTATAAAATTGGAAGGAGGTTCACCTTCGAGAATCAATGCTGCAAAAGCCATTGTTGAAGCTGGAATTGCAGTGATGGGACATGTGGGGCTTACTCCACAGGCCATTAGTGTTCTTGGGGGATTTAGGCCTCAGGGCAAAAATGTTGCTAGTGCGGTAAAGGTATGCTTTTCTTTGTGATGCATGAATTTGCAAATTCTCTATGGCAGTATTTGGTTATGTGCGTTTTTGATTCAATGTTGAATTAGATTGTTTATTACAGGTTGTGGAAACTGCACTGGCTTTGCAGGAAGCTGGGTGTTTTTCTGTTGTTTTGGAATGTGTTCCTCCACCCGTGGCGGCTGCAGCTACTTCAGCTCTCCGAATTCCTACCATCGGTATTGGAGCTGGGCCTTTCTGCAGTGGTCAAGTTAGTTGATGATATTTCTATATATTCTTGTTTTCTGTTATATAATATGTCTCTGCGTATTTGGTCTCTTGTGCTAATAATAGTAGGGTGGTTGAGTTAATATAACTAGTTCTTAGACTATTTCATATCTGCTAAATGAAATCAATTAGGCATTTTGAATTTCAAGATAAAGTATTTTTAGGTGATTGTTGTCCAGATATGGATATGATAATACAGCACAGTGGAATGAATTTTGTTTGAATTACAATTTTGTGGTAAATATGATGATGTTATTCTGTCTATATGTTGGAGCGAAAGCTTTTGTCTGTATATCTCTGCCTAATTTGCAAAAGTTCTTGGAGATTATGCTGGTCAAGAGGTTTACATAGGCTTATAAACTTTTGATTTTCAATTAGAGATTAGGTAGTaaagaatatgaaaattaaCTTTTGTTGTTTTGCTGTTACAAGTAAAACTTTGCTCTTTCAATCAACTTTTTCCTTTGGatgttttttttaaactatttgattgatttatttttttaagtagtaTTGTGCTGCTCATTGAACCAATTTCTTGAAGAACAGAAGATTgttgatatattatattgtatcatACTATTTAAATTGACTAGAGGATTTTGATATGCCACCTACTTTTTGGTAAAAGTGATTTGTTTCTTGGAGATTATTCATTCACTTTTATCTCCTAGAATCCCTggcattcaatttttgttacacGGGCATTTGTATGCTGAGTCGTAAATTTGCTATGGAATATACATATTAGCAAAAACCAAAACGAAACTCTGATAAATAGAGTGAACTCCACCTATAATTAGAATTGATTATCGATAACTGCTTCCAAATAAAAACTTTCATGTCTGACCCTTCTCCTTCATGGTtgttaaaatgcatttttctcCCATTAATGCAATGGTATAATTTAAATAGATGCCTTTTTTAATTATAGCCTGCTTAATTTGTTTCACTATCAAACAGGTGCTGGTTTACCATGATTTGCTTGGAATGCTGCAACACCCACATCATGCCAAGGTTAAATTTTACGATTGCATTTCCATAAATTGATTCTCTCTTCTTATCTAAATTTTTGCTTAACACGGTTACCTTTTATAGGTTACCCCAAAATTCTGTAAGCAATATGCACGTGTAGGAGATGTCATCAACAAAGCTCTGGTAGAGTATAAGGAAGAAGTGAGCAGTGGCAAATTTCCTGGGCCTGCATTCAGCCCGTATAAAATCAGTTCCACTGATGTTAGTGCCTTTTTAAATGAGTTACAAAAGTTGGGTTTGGACAAGGCAGCATCTGCAGCAGCTGAAGCATCggagaaaattgaaaaacctGAATCACCTGTTGCAGATGAGCAGCGGAAGAGTGATTGATAGTGGTATGGTAGAAAATGTCCTTTTAGCAGCAACATCGAGGCATTTGCAAGTTGGAATTTGGTTAGCATACAGtacaaattttcattatttattttttcagttaactttctcat is a window from the Ziziphus jujuba cultivar Dongzao chromosome 11, ASM3175591v1 genome containing:
- the LOC107432889 gene encoding uncharacterized protein LOC107432889, with product MAELRAVSDIDLSPEHIAGKWYSAPDLRLRDHRFTVPLDYSLDSRASPKISIFACEVVAVGKEEQPLPYLLYLEGGPGFECQRPTEAISWIHRACEEFRVVLMDQRGTGLSTPLTSSSMSQLMAAENLADYLKHFRADNIVKDAEFIRLRLVPDGGPWTVLGQSYGGFCAITYLSFAPEGLRQVLLSGGIPPIGNGCTADSVFRACYEQVVLQNDKYYKRYPQDIEIVHEVVNYLSESDGGWVYLPSGGIFTIEGLQSLGLACLGSNEGVEHLHYMLQMVWDPVLVPGAPKHMSNNFLNAFEKCMAFNTNPLYFLLNESIYCQGASSRWSGHRIRTEYGGKFDAIKAVREGDPVLFTGEMIFPWMFDEIHALKQFKEVAHILAEKEDWPSLYDITALNNNKVPVAAAVYYEDMNVNFKLAMETAPKIAGIRLWITNEYMHSGLRDAGPQVFNHLMEMLNGKKPLF
- the LOC107432882 gene encoding 3-methyl-2-oxobutanoate hydroxymethyltransferase 1, mitochondrial isoform X1 produces the protein MAFSTISRAFLASRPTSLFLRCMSNVPENTVYGGPKVQSPNQRVTLTHLRQKHKKGEPITVVTAYDYPSAVHLDTAGIDICLVGDSAAMVVHGYDTTLPISVDEMLVHCRAVARGAKRPLLIGDLPFGSYESSSTQAVDTAVRILKEGGMDAIKLEGGSPSRINAAKAIVEAGIAVMGHVGLTPQAISVLGGFRPQGKNVASAVKVVETALALQEAGCFSVVLECVPPPVAAAATSALRIPTIGIGAGPFCSGQVLVYHDLLGMLQHPHHAKVTPKFCKQYARVGDVINKALVEYKEEVSSGKFPGPAFSPYKISSTDVSAFLNELQKLGLDKAASAAAEASEKIEKPESPVADEQRKSD
- the LOC107432882 gene encoding 3-methyl-2-oxobutanoate hydroxymethyltransferase 1, mitochondrial isoform X3; amino-acid sequence: MAFSTISRAFLASRPTSLFLRCMSNVPENTVYGGPKVQSPNQRVTLTHLRQKHKKGEPITVVTAYDYPSAVHLDTAGIDICLVGDSAAMVVHGYDTTLPISVDEMLVHCRAVARGAKRPLLIGDLPFGSYESSSTQAVDTAVRILKEGGMDAIKLEGGSPSRINAAKAIVEAGIAVMGHVGLTPQAISVLGGFRPQGKNVASAVKIVYYRLWKLHWLCRKLGVFLLFWNVFLHPWRLQLLQLSEFLPSVLELGLSAVVKCWFTMICLECCNTHIMPRLPQNSVSNMHV
- the LOC107432882 gene encoding 3-methyl-2-oxobutanoate hydroxymethyltransferase 1, mitochondrial isoform X2, with translation MAFSTISRAFLASRPTSLFLRCMSNVPENTVYGGPKVQSPNQRVTLTHLRQKHKKGEPITVVTAYDYPSAVHLDTAGIDICLVGDSAAMVVHGYDTTLPISVDEMLVHCRAVARGAKRPLLIGDLPFGSYESSSTQAVDTAVRILKEGGMDAIKLEGGSPSRINAAKAIVEAGIAVMGHVGLTPQAISVLGGFRPQGKNVASAVKIVYYRLWKLHWLCRKLGVFLLFWNVFLHPWRLQLLQLSEFLPSVLVYHDLLGMLQHPHHAKVTPKFCKQYARVGDVINKALVEYKEEVSSGKFPGPAFSPYKISSTDVSAFLNELQKLGLDKAASAAAEASEKIEKPESPVADEQRKSD